A genomic segment from Roseofilum capinflatum BLCC-M114 encodes:
- a CDS encoding type II toxin-antitoxin system HicA family toxin, whose translation MPKLPRISSREAIRALERLDFEIVRQTGSHVVMKQITDEGTIGCVVPLHKELKVGTLSGILRQAQITVEEMKLNPNEYQTS comes from the coding sequence ATGCCTAAGTTACCACGAATTTCTAGCAGAGAAGCAATTCGGGCGCTTGAGCGTTTAGATTTTGAAATTGTTCGTCAAACGGGGAGTCATGTTGTTATGAAACAGATAACTGACGAAGGAACAATTGGTTGTGTCGTTCCCTTGCATAAAGAGTTAAAAGTTGGGACGTTAAGTGGTATTCTCAGACAAGCACAAATTACTGTTGAAGAGATGAAGCTAAACCCGAATGAATATCAAACGTCGTAA
- a CDS encoding type II toxin-antitoxin system HicB family antitoxin, which translates to MKSCHLTVIVYKEEDLYIAECPEVGTVDQGETIEQAIAGLKQATQLYLEEFPLPETSPRFVTTIEVNYA; encoded by the coding sequence ATTAAGAGTTGTCACTTGACTGTAATTGTGTATAAAGAAGAGGATCTTTATATTGCCGAATGTCCAGAAGTGGGTACAGTGGATCAAGGAGAAACCATAGAACAGGCGATCGCCGGTTTAAAACAAGCCACACAACTCTATTTAGAAGAATTTCCCCTCCCAGAAACTTCGCCTCGATTTGTGACTACCATTGAGGTTAACTATGCCTAA
- the purL gene encoding phosphoribosylformylglycinamidine synthase subunit PurL, which translates to MAAPSDCPFSPQDIASEGLKPSEYEEIVQRLGRHPNKAELGMFGVMWSEHCCYKNSRPLLSQFPTTGDRILVGPGENAGVVDLGEGLRLAFKIESHNHPSAIEPFQGAATGVGGILRDIFTMGARPIAVLNSLRFGSLEDSRTRRIFTGVVDGIAHYGNSVGVPTVGGEVYFDPAYTGNPLVNVMALGLMETPEIVKSGASGTGNPVLYVGSTTGRDGMGGASFASAELSDSSMDDRPAVQVGDPFLEKSLIEACLEAFKTGAVVAAQDMGAAGITCSTSEMAAKGGVGIELDLDKIPVRETGMVPYEYLLSESQERMLFVAYKGREQELIDIFHRWGLQAVVAGEVIDDPIVRILFQGQTAAEITATALSDNTPIYHHELMAEPPEYAQTAWQWTEAELPPCKAEGIEIGGEFKSWKDCLLDLLDTPTIASKQWVYRQYDHQVQNNTVVFPGGADASIIRLRPVNDSVEPQPLPAVQSGVAATVDCNSRYVYLNPYEGAKAVVAEAARNLSCVGAEPIAVTDNLNFGSPEKAIGYWQLAEACRGLSEACGEFSTPVTGGNVSLYNETLDSSGNPQPIYPTPVVGMVGLVPDLSRICGQGWRKIGDRIYLLGSGANLTLGASEYLASLHHTVAGQPPTVDFDLERRVQAACRHGIRQGWLNSAHDCAEGGLAVALAESCIAGGLGAQIEFPSGEQRPDLSWFGEGLARIVVSVAPEFVEAWEAYLQEKLPHQWQAMGTVQGESLEIKGILAATIAEMGDRHQQAIPRRLHV; encoded by the coding sequence ATGGCTGCACCTTCTGACTGTCCGTTTTCCCCCCAAGATATTGCCTCTGAAGGCTTGAAACCCTCGGAATATGAGGAAATTGTCCAACGCCTCGGTAGACACCCCAATAAGGCAGAATTAGGCATGTTTGGGGTGATGTGGTCGGAGCATTGTTGCTACAAAAACTCCCGGCCCCTCCTGAGTCAGTTTCCGACAACAGGCGATCGCATCCTGGTCGGCCCTGGAGAGAATGCGGGAGTGGTGGATCTCGGTGAAGGTCTGCGGTTAGCGTTTAAGATTGAGTCCCATAATCATCCGTCGGCGATCGAACCCTTCCAAGGCGCTGCCACCGGAGTCGGTGGTATCCTTCGCGACATCTTTACCATGGGCGCTCGCCCCATTGCCGTCCTCAACTCCCTGCGCTTCGGTTCCCTGGAAGATAGCCGCACCCGTCGCATTTTTACCGGGGTTGTGGATGGTATTGCCCATTATGGGAATAGTGTAGGCGTGCCCACCGTGGGCGGTGAGGTCTATTTTGACCCCGCCTATACCGGCAATCCCTTAGTCAATGTTATGGCTCTGGGATTGATGGAAACCCCAGAAATTGTCAAATCTGGAGCCTCTGGCACGGGTAACCCAGTTCTTTATGTGGGTTCGACTACCGGGCGCGATGGCATGGGGGGAGCGAGTTTTGCTAGTGCCGAACTGAGCGACAGCTCCATGGACGATCGCCCCGCAGTGCAAGTCGGCGATCCCTTCCTGGAAAAATCCCTGATTGAAGCCTGTCTCGAAGCCTTCAAAACCGGGGCAGTGGTGGCTGCTCAGGACATGGGAGCCGCCGGAATTACCTGCTCGACCTCAGAAATGGCGGCGAAAGGCGGGGTCGGCATTGAGCTGGATCTGGACAAAATTCCGGTGCGCGAAACCGGCATGGTTCCCTACGAGTATTTACTGTCGGAATCCCAAGAGCGGATGTTATTTGTGGCGTACAAGGGTCGGGAGCAGGAACTAATCGACATTTTCCATCGCTGGGGACTGCAAGCGGTGGTTGCCGGAGAAGTGATTGATGATCCCATTGTGCGGATTCTCTTCCAAGGACAAACGGCTGCGGAAATTACGGCTACGGCACTCTCGGATAATACCCCCATTTACCACCATGAACTGATGGCCGAGCCGCCGGAATATGCCCAAACTGCCTGGCAATGGACGGAGGCAGAACTGCCCCCCTGTAAGGCTGAGGGGATTGAAATTGGGGGCGAGTTCAAGTCCTGGAAAGACTGCCTGCTGGATCTTTTAGATACACCCACGATCGCCTCGAAGCAATGGGTCTATCGCCAATATGACCATCAGGTACAGAATAACACGGTGGTTTTTCCCGGTGGCGCGGATGCCTCGATTATCCGCTTGCGTCCGGTGAATGACAGCGTGGAACCTCAACCGTTGCCTGCTGTGCAGTCGGGGGTGGCTGCAACGGTGGATTGTAATTCCCGCTACGTCTATCTCAACCCCTACGAAGGGGCGAAAGCGGTGGTGGCAGAAGCGGCGCGAAATCTGAGCTGTGTGGGGGCAGAACCCATTGCTGTGACCGATAATCTGAATTTTGGCTCCCCGGAAAAAGCGATCGGCTATTGGCAACTCGCCGAAGCCTGTCGGGGACTCTCGGAAGCGTGCGGGGAGTTCTCCACTCCCGTCACTGGGGGGAATGTGTCTCTGTATAATGAAACTCTTGATAGTTCGGGAAATCCCCAGCCCATTTATCCGACTCCTGTGGTGGGAATGGTGGGGTTAGTGCCCGATTTATCGAGGATTTGCGGCCAAGGATGGCGTAAAATTGGCGATCGCATCTACCTGTTGGGTTCCGGTGCAAATCTGACCTTGGGCGCGTCCGAATATCTCGCCAGTTTGCACCACACCGTCGCCGGACAACCGCCAACCGTGGATTTTGACTTGGAACGTCGGGTGCAAGCCGCCTGTCGCCACGGCATTCGTCAGGGATGGCTCAACTCAGCCCATGATTGCGCGGAAGGCGGGTTAGCGGTTGCCCTGGCAGAATCCTGCATTGCGGGAGGCTTAGGAGCGCAGATTGAGTTTCCCTCTGGCGAGCAACGCCCGGATCTGAGTTGGTTTGGGGAAGGATTAGCCCGAATTGTGGTCTCGGTTGCGCCAGAATTTGTAGAAGCTTGGGAAGCCTATCTTCAGGAGAAACTGCCCCATCAATGGCAGGCTATGGGCACAGTGCAAGGAGAGAGTCTGGAGATTAAGGGCATTTTAGCAGCTACGATCGCAGAAATGGGCGATCGCCACCAACAAGCCATCCCCCGCCGTCTCCACGTTTAG
- a CDS encoding HEAT repeat domain-containing protein: protein MQINDDDQSVLNDNVDLSSPLDNLGPMEGTPESAPPPDPEEMLPLLESSVTQERMLAARVFCEIQDHRAISPLIRLLGDRCPLVRVSAAYALGRNPSSEAIEPIIDQLQRDWNGYVRKGLVWSLGNNRDSRSLFPLIDSLRTDIPAVRLWAASALAQMTHVSYEAIISTIPPLIEGLRRDPIPAIRSNCAWSIGQLAREMPSNVVYAGAIDGLIEAFVEDEDLGVREDARSALLKVGDPRALQLIEELEQEGWF from the coding sequence ATGCAAATCAATGATGACGACCAATCTGTACTCAACGACAACGTTGACTTGAGTAGTCCCCTGGATAACCTAGGGCCTATGGAAGGGACTCCAGAGAGCGCCCCACCCCCCGATCCAGAGGAAATGTTGCCCTTGCTAGAATCCTCCGTTACCCAAGAGCGGATGTTAGCAGCAAGGGTATTTTGCGAAATCCAAGACCATCGAGCGATTTCCCCTTTAATTCGGTTATTGGGCGATCGCTGTCCTTTGGTGCGCGTCAGTGCTGCCTATGCTCTAGGACGGAATCCTTCCTCAGAGGCAATCGAACCCATAATTGACCAACTGCAACGGGACTGGAATGGCTATGTTCGCAAAGGGTTAGTCTGGTCATTAGGCAATAATCGCGATAGCCGCAGTTTATTTCCGTTGATTGACTCCCTGCGTACCGATATCCCCGCCGTGCGCCTCTGGGCTGCCAGTGCCTTGGCACAAATGACTCACGTGAGTTATGAAGCGATTATTAGCACGATTCCGCCCCTAATTGAAGGATTAAGACGAGACCCCATTCCCGCCATTCGCAGTAACTGTGCCTGGTCTATCGGTCAACTAGCCCGCGAAATGCCCTCGAATGTGGTCTATGCTGGGGCGATCGATGGTCTAATTGAAGCCTTTGTGGAAGACGAAGACCTAGGAGTACGGGAAGATGCGCGATCGGCCTTGCTCAAAGTCGGAGACCCCAGAGCCTTACAACTGATTGAAGAGTTAGAACAAGAAGGATGGTTTTAG